The Desulforegula conservatrix Mb1Pa genome segment AATCCCCCTGACCCCCTTTAAAAGGGGGAATTATTACTGATTCCTTGCCCCCCCTGTTTGAAAAAAGGGGGGATGTTTCATTTGTAGGGTGCGTGGCGTCCTTCCACGCACCATTTCAACCCGGTGCGTGCAAAAGCGGCACACACCCTACATTTGAATATTCTCTGTTTGCGCCTGAATTTCTTCAGCCTGTTTTTTAGCCAGCCTTTTTTTGTTGTATTCCAGCGCCGCCACAACCTCCCGCAGCTGCTGGCAATCGCACCATTCAAGCCTTTCCACACCGAACATTTTCTTTGCTATTCCGTGACCATATGCCCATTGCAATTTGCCATCAGCCAGGAGCGCGCCGATCTTGCCCATCAATGCAGTTTCAGGAGCCTGTCCTTTGACCACCTTTGGCTGATTCTTCCGCTTTTTGGTCTCAAAGCCTTTGGATTCAAGGTGAGTAATGATCTCGTTAAGCTTGGGAACGGTGGCGTCTTTGGAAGATTTTAAACCAAAGCTTGCCAGCATCTCCCGATATGTTTCGTCATCCATGCCAAGGGTCTTCTTTGCTATATGAATGGTCGCGAGCTTGGCTTTTCTGATTGTGTCGTTGTCGGTTTTCATTGAATCCCCCTGGCCCCCTTTAAAAGGGGGAATATTAAAACAGGCTCCGCTGCTTCTTTGCCTGCTCATCGGCAAGCACCTTGCCCATTCTTCTAATCAGAAGATCCGCCTTTTCTGGAGTCATTGCGTCCGGGGCTTCAATCTTCACCGCATTTTTAGCAAAAGACAGCAGGTAATTGTTGCTCCAGCCGAGCCTGTCGCGCAGGGATTTGATTTTTTCCCTCTGATCCGGCCAGATGGTTTCACGCTTCATCACAGGCAGATTCAAAAGCCTGTGTTCAAGCTCCCTGAATCCGATTTCATCCAGTTCCGTGAGCTTGTTTACGCCAAGCCCGGATGCAAGTTCATAAACCCGCTCCTGGCTGATTCCCCGCCGTGATGCGAGAGACCATATGCTGTTAAGGCTCTTTATTTTGTTTGCCATTTTATCCTCCGGCTGCTCGTCAGGCCCGATCAACCACGATCGGACTACCGCCAAAAGG includes the following:
- a CDS encoding gp16 family protein, giving the protein MKTDNDTIRKAKLATIHIAKKTLGMDDETYREMLASFGLKSSKDATVPKLNEIITHLESKGFETKKRKNQPKVVKGQAPETALMGKIGALLADGKLQWAYGHGIAKKMFGVERLEWCDCQQLREVVAALEYNKKRLAKKQAEEIQAQTENIQM